A section of the Triticum dicoccoides isolate Atlit2015 ecotype Zavitan chromosome 7A, WEW_v2.0, whole genome shotgun sequence genome encodes:
- the LOC119327605 gene encoding avenin-like b1 translates to MKTLFIFSLLTLAGTDAVAQLDTTRSQCSEHCQQQQQPWQQWGQQMYPCVEFLQHECSTVTLPFVQSRMWQLSSCHIMRHQCCLQLAQIPEQFRCQAIHSVAQAIMQPQPQRQAPVEIMRMSLQTLPSMCNVYVPAYCNRHGIPMARCSGGWVCESM, encoded by the coding sequence ATGAAGaccttgttcatcttctctctcctCACCCTTGCAGGTACCGATGCTGTTGCGCAGCTAGACACTACCCGTAGCCAGTGCTCTGAACAttgtcagcagcagcaacaaccatggcaacaaTGGGGGCAGCAGATGTACCCATGTGTGGAATTTCTGCAGCACGAGTGCAGCACAGTGACACTGCCATTTGTCCAGTCCCGTATGTGGCAACTTAGCAGCTGCCATATAATGCGACACCAGTGCTGCCTGCAGCTAGCACAGATCCCGGAGCAGTTCAGGTGCCAGGCCATCCATAGCGTGGCTCAAGCTATCATGCAGCCGCAGCCCCAGCGGCAAGCTCCGGTTGAGATCATGAGGATGTCGCTTCAGACCTTGCCGTCGATGTGCAACGTGTATGTGCCGGCATACTGCAACCGCCACGGCATCCCCATGGCCAGATGCAGCGGTGGATGGGTCTGTGAGTCAATGTAG